From the genome of Phreatobacter cathodiphilus, one region includes:
- a CDS encoding MGDG synthase family glycosyltransferase encodes MTDAPARHTDADGPAHHPPHVLILMSRTGGGHIASARALEAELHAQRPGCRVTIVDLLTDHVAFPFSRMPATYDSVVNRTPRLWHAMWRLTAIAPVGRSSAAIVRRLSQSRIEALLRGEQPDLVISVHPLVNHLVIPVLERVAPRTPFVTVVTDLGGIHPLWLHPRNAAVYLPTERAVELAVSRGLPRRRLHAHGLPVRADFACAAAARRDTRAAFGLDPELPAILVMGGGGGIGPIEAIVSRMVAALATASPGGPAAQIVVVCASNVRLKAQLAAEAWAVPVTTLGYVDRMSDLMGACDLLVTKAGPGTIAEASIRGLPMILYGFIPGQEAANVDHVVDAGAGLFEPDVAALAAKAARLVTEGRDDLAAMAGRAASLGRADATRAIVASILTEVLEA; translated from the coding sequence GTGACCGACGCCCCTGCCCGCCACACCGACGCCGACGGCCCGGCGCACCACCCGCCCCACGTGCTCATCCTGATGAGCCGCACCGGCGGTGGCCACATCGCCAGTGCGCGGGCGCTGGAGGCCGAACTCCACGCCCAGCGGCCGGGCTGCCGGGTCACCATCGTCGACCTCCTCACCGACCACGTCGCCTTTCCCTTCTCGCGCATGCCGGCGACCTACGATTCGGTGGTGAACCGCACGCCGCGCCTCTGGCACGCCATGTGGCGGCTGACGGCGATCGCGCCGGTCGGCCGGTCCTCGGCGGCGATCGTGCGGCGCCTGTCGCAGAGCCGCATCGAGGCCCTGCTGCGCGGCGAGCAGCCCGACCTCGTCATCTCGGTCCATCCGCTGGTGAACCACCTCGTCATCCCGGTGCTGGAGCGGGTGGCGCCGCGCACCCCCTTCGTCACGGTGGTGACCGATCTCGGCGGCATCCACCCGCTCTGGCTCCACCCGCGCAACGCCGCGGTCTACCTGCCGACCGAACGCGCTGTGGAGCTCGCCGTGTCGCGCGGCCTGCCGCGCCGGCGCCTGCACGCCCACGGCTTGCCCGTCCGCGCCGATTTCGCCTGTGCCGCTGCGGCGCGCCGCGACACGCGCGCCGCCTTCGGGCTCGATCCGGAGCTCCCGGCCATCCTCGTCATGGGAGGCGGCGGCGGAATCGGCCCGATCGAGGCCATCGTGTCGCGGATGGTGGCCGCCCTGGCCACGGCGAGCCCCGGCGGACCGGCCGCACAGATCGTGGTGGTCTGCGCCAGCAATGTGAGGCTCAAGGCGCAGCTCGCGGCGGAGGCCTGGGCGGTGCCGGTGACGACGCTCGGCTATGTCGACCGGATGAGCGACCTGATGGGGGCCTGCGACCTGCTCGTCACCAAGGCCGGACCGGGCACCATCGCCGAAGCCAGCATCCGCGGCCTGCCGATGATCCTCTACGGCTTCATCCCCGGCCAGGAAGCGGCCAATGTCGACCACGTGGTGGATGCCGGCGCCGGGCTGTTCGAACCCGACGTCGCCGCGCTGGCGGCTAAGGCGGCACGGCTGGTGACCGAAGGGCGCGACGACCTCGCCGCCATGGCGGGACGCGCGGCCTCGCTCGGCCGGGCCGACGCCACGCGCGCCATCGTTGCCTCGATCCTGACCGAGGTGCTGGAGGCCTGA
- a CDS encoding threonine ammonia-lyase yields the protein MPVLPTAADVADAARLIAGVARRTPLLTSHELDAVTGGRVFLKAEPFQRTGSFKFRGAYNRLARIPEDRKAVGVVAMSSGNHAQGVATAAQLLGIRATILMPKDSPALKRERTAAAGAEVVLFDRAKDDREAMARDIAASRGAIVVPPYDDFHIMAGQGTVGREIMEDLGAASLSPDTVLVCCSGGGLLAGIALAVSEKAPQAKIYSVEPEGFDDHARSFSGGERVANERRTGSLCDGLLAAMPGELTFAVNKPLVAGGLVVSEDEVRSAVAFAFRELKLVIEPSGAVPLAALLAGRIDVKGQVVAAVVSGGNVDPALFAELIA from the coding sequence ATGCCCGTTCTGCCCACCGCCGCCGACGTCGCCGACGCCGCCCGCCTCATCGCCGGCGTGGCGCGGCGCACCCCGCTCCTCACCTCGCACGAGCTCGATGCCGTCACCGGCGGCCGCGTCTTCCTCAAGGCCGAGCCGTTCCAGCGCACCGGCTCCTTCAAGTTCCGCGGCGCCTACAACCGTCTCGCCCGCATCCCCGAGGACCGCAAGGCGGTCGGCGTCGTCGCCATGTCCTCCGGCAATCACGCCCAGGGCGTCGCCACCGCCGCGCAGCTTCTCGGCATCCGCGCCACCATCCTCATGCCGAAGGATTCGCCCGCCCTGAAGCGCGAGCGCACCGCCGCGGCCGGCGCCGAGGTCGTGCTCTTCGATCGGGCCAAGGACGACCGCGAGGCCATGGCCCGCGACATCGCCGCCTCGCGCGGCGCCATCGTCGTGCCGCCCTACGACGACTTCCACATCATGGCGGGGCAGGGCACGGTCGGCCGCGAGATCATGGAAGACCTCGGCGCGGCGAGCCTCTCACCCGACACGGTGCTCGTCTGCTGCTCCGGCGGCGGCCTCCTCGCCGGCATCGCCCTGGCGGTGAGCGAGAAGGCGCCTCAGGCGAAGATCTATTCCGTCGAGCCCGAGGGCTTCGACGACCATGCCCGGTCCTTCTCCGGCGGTGAGCGCGTGGCCAACGAGCGCCGCACCGGCTCGCTCTGCGACGGTCTCCTCGCCGCCATGCCGGGCGAGCTCACCTTCGCCGTCAACAAGCCGCTGGTCGCCGGCGGCCTCGTCGTGTCCGAGGACGAGGTGAGGAGCGCCGTCGCCTTCGCCTTCCGCGAGCTGAAGCTGGTGATCGAGCCCTCGGGCGCTGTGCCGCTGGCGGCGCTGCTCGCCGGCCGCATCGACGTGAAGGGCCAGGTGGTCGCCGCGGTGGTCTCCGGCGGCAACGTCGATCCGGCGCTCTTCGCCGAACTCATCGCCTGA
- a CDS encoding MFS transporter, whose product MVRDLSAKSDDSKRFASRLALFYAALFIGFGLHQPFFPVWLKAKGLADGQIGMVLAGGQLIRLIATPVVTYLADKAGILSYAIVICCFATAVAFIGVGLADSFVMILVGVVITGLVWSPLVPLVDAYGLAGVAKRTLDYGRIRVWGSVAFMAANIAGGIILTLIAPQWIVWMIWASMIPLVVASVMLVHDRRDRSVAPSGPGFFNQRFVLIMIAAALLQASHAVYYGFASIHWKALGYSGFTVGMLWAVAVLAEIAMFWLATRFTRDWRPTTFLLIGGAGGLLRWVLMALDPPLWINAPLQILHAAGFGLVHLGTMSYLAARLPAHQRASGQGTVSVAIGGAMALATLIAGYLYARVGASAYLAMGSLCAAGLLVTAVARAMPVPRPAVPAQPQSEGVGG is encoded by the coding sequence ATGGTCCGTGACCTTTCCGCAAAATCGGACGATTCCAAGCGATTTGCGTCACGGCTGGCGCTGTTTTACGCAGCGCTGTTCATCGGCTTCGGACTTCATCAACCCTTCTTTCCCGTCTGGCTGAAGGCCAAGGGTCTCGCCGACGGCCAGATCGGCATGGTGCTGGCGGGCGGCCAGCTCATCCGTCTGATCGCCACGCCGGTGGTGACCTATCTCGCCGACAAGGCGGGCATCCTCTCCTACGCCATCGTCATCTGCTGTTTCGCCACCGCCGTCGCCTTCATCGGCGTCGGGCTCGCCGACAGCTTCGTCATGATCCTCGTCGGCGTCGTCATCACGGGCCTCGTCTGGAGCCCGCTCGTGCCGCTGGTCGACGCCTATGGCCTCGCCGGCGTCGCCAAGCGCACCCTCGACTACGGCCGCATTCGGGTCTGGGGCTCGGTGGCCTTCATGGCGGCCAACATCGCCGGCGGCATCATCCTCACCCTGATCGCCCCCCAATGGATCGTCTGGATGATCTGGGCGAGCATGATTCCCCTCGTCGTGGCATCCGTCATGCTGGTCCACGATCGCCGCGACCGGTCCGTCGCGCCCTCGGGCCCGGGCTTCTTCAACCAGCGTTTCGTGCTCATCATGATCGCTGCCGCCCTGCTGCAGGCGAGCCACGCGGTCTATTACGGCTTCGCCTCCATCCACTGGAAGGCGCTCGGTTATTCCGGCTTCACCGTCGGCATGCTCTGGGCCGTCGCCGTCCTCGCCGAGATCGCCATGTTCTGGCTGGCGACGCGCTTCACCCGCGACTGGCGCCCCACCACCTTCCTGCTGATTGGCGGCGCCGGGGGCCTCCTGCGCTGGGTGCTGATGGCCCTCGACCCGCCGCTGTGGATCAACGCACCGCTGCAGATCCTGCACGCGGCCGGTTTCGGCCTCGTCCACCTCGGCACCATGTCCTATCTCGCCGCACGCCTTCCCGCCCACCAGCGCGCGAGCGGGCAGGGGACCGTCTCGGTCGCCATCGGCGGAGCCATGGCGCTGGCGACCCTCATCGCCGGCTATCTCTATGCCCGGGTCGGTGCCTCGGCCTATCTCGCCATGGGCTCGCTCTGCGCCGCCGGGCTCCTCGTCACCGCGGTGGCGAGGGCCATGCCGGTGCCGCGCCCGGCGGTTCCGGCTCAGCCCCAGAGCGAGGGCGTCGGCGGATAG
- the dgcA gene encoding N-acetyl-D-Glu racemase DgcA, with amino-acid sequence MASRELTVRTERWPIAGTFTISRGSRTEAVVVVCEIREGSAIGRAECVPYPRYGESVDGVAADIEAMVDALDNGLDRQGLLTAMKPGAARNAVDCALWDLEAKLAGKRAWDLAGMPTPKPLTTVYTISLSSPEEMAEQAARCGRPHLKIKLGGEGDADRLAAIRAAVPDATLVIDANEGWTPANLEANLAVCERFRIALVEQPLPASDDEALRHVRRPIPICADESVHDRPSLAKLAGKYDAINVKLDKTGGLTEAFLLVAEAEKLGLKIMTGCMLGTSLSMAPATLIAQRAFLVDLDGPLLLREDRPEGLRYEGATVYPPTPSLWG; translated from the coding sequence ATGGCCTCCCGTGAACTGACCGTCCGCACCGAGCGCTGGCCGATCGCCGGCACCTTCACCATCTCGCGCGGCTCGCGCACCGAGGCGGTGGTGGTCGTGTGCGAAATCCGCGAGGGCTCGGCCATCGGCCGGGCGGAATGCGTCCCCTATCCGCGCTACGGCGAATCGGTGGACGGGGTCGCCGCCGACATCGAGGCCATGGTCGACGCGCTCGACAACGGCCTCGACCGGCAGGGCCTGCTCACCGCGATGAAGCCGGGCGCGGCGCGCAATGCGGTGGACTGCGCGCTGTGGGACCTCGAGGCCAAGCTCGCCGGCAAGCGCGCCTGGGACCTCGCTGGCATGCCGACGCCGAAGCCGCTGACGACGGTCTATACGATCTCGCTCTCCTCGCCGGAGGAGATGGCCGAGCAGGCGGCGCGGTGCGGCCGCCCGCACCTCAAGATCAAGCTCGGCGGCGAGGGCGACGCCGACCGGCTCGCGGCCATCCGCGCCGCCGTGCCGGATGCGACCCTCGTCATCGACGCCAACGAGGGGTGGACCCCGGCCAATCTGGAAGCGAACCTCGCGGTCTGCGAACGCTTCCGCATCGCGCTGGTGGAACAGCCCCTGCCCGCCTCCGACGACGAGGCGCTGCGGCACGTCCGCCGTCCGATTCCGATCTGCGCCGACGAGAGCGTCCACGACCGTCCGTCGCTGGCCAAGCTCGCCGGCAAGTACGACGCCATCAACGTCAAGCTCGACAAGACCGGCGGCCTCACCGAGGCCTTCCTGCTGGTCGCCGAGGCGGAGAAGCTGGGTCTCAAGATCATGACGGGGTGCATGCTCGGCACCTCGCTGTCCATGGCGCCGGCCACCCTGATCGCGCAGAGGGCGTTTCTCGTCGATCTCGACGGCCCGCTCCTCCTGCGCGAGGACCGGCCGGAAGGCCTGCGCTACGAGGGCGCCACCGTCTATCCGCCGACGCCCTCGCTCTGGGGCTGA
- the dgcN gene encoding N-acetyltransferase DgcN has product MELAKPYLLFLGDVHDQLAAKTAQGIVDWRRDWCVGQVRLEGCKADTGLDDLSITQGAKAGAKTLVVGVVNAGGVLPDHWIASIVEAIEAGMDIATGLHAKLSDIPKIAAAAKKHGRQLHDVRHPTQTFATGKGGLRSGKRLLMVGTDCSVGKKYTALAMEKGMRERGFDADFRATGQTGIFISGRGVAVDAVVADFIAGAAEWLTPAADPLHWDVVEGQGSLFHPSFAGVTLGLLHGAQPDAFIVCHEPTRRTMRGVQTPLPSIDDVIEQTVALGRLTNPAIICTGLSINTEHLSEDQAFTYLDRLSREYELPATDPVRFGVEPLVDALAELYGEPEPRPKKAKTSARRAN; this is encoded by the coding sequence ATGGAACTCGCCAAGCCCTATCTCCTCTTCCTCGGGGACGTCCACGACCAGCTCGCCGCCAAGACGGCGCAGGGCATCGTCGACTGGCGCCGCGACTGGTGCGTCGGCCAGGTGCGGCTGGAAGGCTGCAAGGCCGATACGGGTCTGGACGACCTGTCGATCACCCAGGGCGCCAAGGCCGGCGCCAAGACCCTGGTGGTGGGCGTGGTCAATGCCGGCGGCGTGCTGCCCGACCACTGGATCGCCAGCATCGTCGAGGCGATCGAGGCGGGCATGGACATCGCCACCGGCCTGCACGCGAAGCTCTCGGACATCCCGAAGATCGCCGCCGCCGCCAAGAAGCACGGCCGCCAGCTTCACGACGTGCGCCATCCGACCCAGACCTTCGCCACCGGCAAGGGCGGCCTGCGCTCGGGCAAGCGGCTGCTGATGGTCGGCACCGACTGCTCCGTCGGCAAGAAGTACACGGCGCTGGCCATGGAGAAGGGCATGCGGGAGCGCGGCTTCGACGCCGATTTCCGCGCCACCGGCCAGACCGGCATCTTCATCTCCGGCCGCGGCGTCGCCGTCGACGCGGTGGTGGCCGACTTCATCGCCGGTGCGGCCGAGTGGCTCACCCCCGCCGCCGACCCGCTGCACTGGGACGTGGTCGAGGGCCAGGGCTCGCTCTTCCATCCCTCTTTCGCCGGCGTGACGCTGGGCCTGTTGCACGGCGCCCAGCCGGACGCCTTCATCGTCTGCCACGAGCCGACCCGGCGCACCATGCGCGGCGTGCAGACGCCGCTCCCCTCCATCGACGATGTGATCGAGCAGACGGTCGCCCTCGGGCGCCTCACCAACCCGGCCATCATCTGCACGGGCCTGTCGATCAACACCGAGCACCTCTCGGAGGACCAGGCCTTCACCTATCTTGACCGCCTGTCGCGCGAATACGAGCTGCCGGCCACCGACCCGGTGCGCTTCGGCGTCGAGCCCCTGGTGGACGCGCTCGCCGAGCTCTACGGCGAGCCGGAGCCGCGGCCGAAGAAGGCCAAGACCTCCGCCCGCCGGGCGAACTGA
- a CDS encoding MlaE family lipid ABC transporter permease subunit has product MDGSRLTVALAGMWTAETAGDMEPKVAGLIAEGGSPQSVLLDFSRVQRLDTLGGTLVRGIEMAFGARGIPVERTGLSKAAATIYGEISEGLSEAAPVPAKQKPAVIQALDKVGEQMVEAGRDVVALVSFFGEVVAAAGSLFTGVGRFRLAAVVTQLDRVAFRAVPIMALITFLIGGIIAQQGIFFFRDFGADTYVVDLVSILTLREIGVLIVSIMVAGRTGSAFTAEIGSMKMREEIDALKVMGLNPVEVLVLPRLIALVLGLPLLTFIGNISAIMGGAMVAQFYGQIPLDIFFTRMQEEVSQRHIWVGLFKAPFMALIIGLVACIEGMRVKGSAESLGQQTTASVVKAIFLVIVLDGLFAILFASLGY; this is encoded by the coding sequence GTGGACGGCAGCCGCCTGACGGTGGCGCTGGCCGGCATGTGGACGGCGGAGACGGCCGGCGACATGGAGCCGAAGGTCGCCGGCCTCATCGCCGAGGGCGGCTCGCCGCAGTCCGTCCTTCTCGACTTCTCCCGCGTCCAGCGCCTCGACACGCTCGGCGGCACGCTGGTGCGCGGCATCGAAATGGCTTTCGGCGCCCGCGGCATTCCGGTGGAGCGGACGGGCCTGTCCAAGGCGGCCGCCACCATCTACGGCGAGATATCCGAAGGGCTGTCTGAGGCCGCGCCGGTTCCGGCGAAGCAGAAGCCGGCCGTGATCCAGGCGCTCGACAAGGTCGGCGAGCAGATGGTGGAGGCCGGCCGCGACGTCGTGGCGCTCGTGTCCTTCTTCGGCGAGGTGGTCGCCGCCGCGGGCTCGCTCTTCACCGGCGTCGGTCGCTTCCGTCTGGCCGCCGTGGTGACCCAGCTCGACCGGGTCGCCTTCCGCGCCGTGCCCATCATGGCGCTGATCACCTTCCTCATCGGCGGGATCATCGCCCAGCAGGGCATCTTCTTCTTCCGCGACTTCGGCGCCGACACCTATGTGGTCGATCTCGTGTCGATTCTGACTCTTCGCGAGATCGGCGTCCTCATCGTCTCGATCATGGTGGCGGGGCGCACCGGCTCGGCCTTCACCGCCGAGATCGGCTCGATGAAGATGCGCGAGGAGATCGACGCGCTGAAGGTCATGGGTCTCAATCCCGTCGAGGTCCTGGTCCTGCCGCGGCTCATCGCGCTCGTCCTCGGCCTGCCTCTGCTGACCTTCATCGGCAACATCTCCGCCATCATGGGCGGCGCCATGGTGGCGCAGTTCTACGGGCAGATCCCCCTCGACATCTTCTTCACCCGCATGCAGGAGGAGGTCTCCCAGCGCCATATCTGGGTGGGGCTCTTCAAGGCCCCCTTCATGGCGCTGATCATCGGCCTCGTCGCCTGCATCGAGGGCATGCGGGTCAAGGGCTCGGCGGAGAGCCTCGGCCAGCAAACTACCGCCTCCGTGGTCAAGGCGATCTTCCTGGTCATCGTTCTGGACGGCCTGTTCGCCATCCTGTTCGCCAGCCTCGGCTACTGA
- a CDS encoding ABC transporter ATP-binding protein codes for MIIDGLDLDVRAGEVLGVVGGSGTGKSVLTRCIIGLVPKRRGTISVFDQDLDGLTRAEHKAIERRWGVLFQHGALFSSLTVKQNIQVPLREYLKLSEPLMDEIARLKIAMVGLKPDAADKFPSELSGGMIKRAALARALALDPEIVFLDEPTSGLDPIGAEEFDTLIRTLRDTLGLTVYMVTHDLDSLARICDRIAALAEGKVIATGTMEDMVRHPHPWLKQYFGGERARAARVKA; via the coding sequence ATGATCATCGACGGCCTCGACCTCGACGTCCGGGCGGGCGAAGTCCTCGGCGTGGTCGGCGGCTCGGGAACGGGCAAGTCCGTGCTCACCCGCTGCATCATCGGCCTCGTGCCGAAGCGCCGCGGCACGATCAGCGTCTTCGACCAGGACCTCGACGGCCTGACGCGTGCCGAACACAAGGCCATCGAGCGGCGCTGGGGCGTGCTGTTCCAGCACGGCGCGCTGTTCTCCTCGCTGACCGTGAAGCAGAACATCCAGGTGCCGCTGCGCGAATATCTCAAGCTCTCCGAGCCGCTGATGGACGAGATCGCCCGGCTCAAGATCGCCATGGTGGGCCTCAAGCCGGACGCGGCCGACAAGTTCCCCTCCGAACTCTCCGGCGGCATGATCAAGCGCGCCGCGCTCGCCCGCGCGCTCGCCCTCGATCCCGAGATCGTCTTCCTCGACGAGCCGACCTCCGGCCTCGATCCCATCGGCGCCGAGGAATTCGACACGCTCATCAGGACGTTACGCGACACCCTGGGGCTGACCGTGTATATGGTGACCCACGACCTCGATAGCCTGGCGCGAATCTGCGATCGCATCGCGGCTCTTGCGGAGGGCAAGGTCATCGCCACGGGAACGATGGAGGACATGGTTCGCCATCCCCATCCGTGGCTGAAGCAGTATTTCGGCGGCGAACGCGCCCGTGCCGCCCGGGTCAAGGCGTGA
- a CDS encoding MlaD family protein — METKANTTLIGLFTLGVLAAFGLFLWWFLRVGDSSNREDFRVVFTGPVSGLRTGSAVYFNGIRKGEVKRIDIDPSDPRKVVAIIGLQPGTPISTATRANLNVQLLSGIASLGLVNGPDPAQPLQRTAGAPPPQIGPDVPGGSDIMSGAQQTMNTLNGLVNRLDAVIAEGQGSFQQSLRNVEKFTAALGDNSDGVREFLGQTGEAAKQIAALAQRLDRVTTQIEGMMEGAQPGRITSILRNIDELTGGLNAQRDNFADLLRDARTAASSLTQTLGTVNEVAASFDVRALNRTLAGADRVIQSLDSERIGRAMANIDRFTQALGDNSANVDLLLKNAGEVSGKLNAMADRIDGLLKSFTGDGTNNMFAEFTATARSVRTLAERLDTRTAQLTTSISGFTDRTIRDIQSLSTDGRRTLTELERTLRSLERNPQRFIFGGSGVPEYNRR, encoded by the coding sequence ATGGAGACCAAGGCGAACACCACCCTGATCGGCCTGTTCACTCTGGGGGTGCTGGCGGCGTTCGGCCTGTTCCTGTGGTGGTTCCTGCGCGTCGGGGACAGCAGCAACCGCGAGGATTTCCGCGTCGTCTTCACCGGTCCTGTGAGTGGCCTGCGCACCGGCTCGGCGGTCTATTTCAACGGCATCCGCAAGGGCGAGGTGAAGCGGATCGACATCGACCCGAGCGATCCGCGCAAGGTCGTCGCGATCATCGGTCTGCAGCCGGGAACGCCCATCTCCACCGCGACCCGCGCCAACCTGAACGTGCAGCTCCTGTCGGGAATCGCCTCCCTCGGCCTGGTCAACGGACCGGACCCCGCCCAGCCGCTGCAGCGCACGGCCGGCGCGCCGCCGCCCCAGATCGGCCCGGACGTGCCCGGCGGCTCGGACATCATGTCCGGCGCCCAGCAGACCATGAACACCCTGAACGGCCTGGTGAACCGCCTCGATGCGGTGATTGCCGAGGGTCAGGGATCCTTCCAGCAGAGCCTGCGCAACGTCGAGAAGTTCACAGCCGCGCTCGGCGACAATTCCGACGGAGTTCGCGAGTTTCTGGGCCAGACCGGCGAGGCGGCCAAGCAGATCGCGGCGCTCGCCCAGCGGCTCGACCGCGTCACGACCCAGATCGAGGGCATGATGGAGGGCGCCCAGCCCGGCCGCATCACCTCCATCCTGCGCAACATCGACGAGTTGACCGGTGGCCTCAACGCGCAGCGCGACAACTTCGCCGATCTGCTGCGCGACGCACGCACGGCCGCGAGCTCGCTGACCCAGACGCTCGGCACCGTCAACGAGGTGGCGGCGAGCTTCGACGTGCGCGCGCTGAACCGCACGCTTGCCGGCGCCGACCGCGTCATTCAGTCGCTCGACAGCGAGCGTATCGGCCGGGCCATGGCCAATATCGACCGCTTCACCCAGGCGCTCGGCGACAACTCGGCCAACGTCGACCTCCTGCTGAAGAACGCCGGCGAGGTCTCGGGCAAGCTCAACGCCATGGCTGACCGAATCGACGGCCTGCTGAAGAGCTTCACCGGCGATGGAACGAACAACATGTTCGCCGAGTTCACTGCAACGGCGAGGTCGGTCCGCACGCTCGCCGAGCGGCTCGATACCCGCACGGCGCAGCTCACGACGTCCATCTCCGGCTTCACGGATCGGACGATCCGCGATATTCAATCCCTGTCGACCGATGGTCGGCGGACGCTGACGGAACTCGAACGGACCCTGCGCTCGCTGGAGCGCAACCCCCAGAGGTTCATTTTCGGCGGCTCGGGCGTGCCCGAATACAATCGCCGCTAG
- a CDS encoding ABC-type transport auxiliary lipoprotein family protein has translation MADKRSKRAGRRGSVALAALMTLALAGCSSSNVPRGFDIIAPTTFPARAGAVRGQLLVVEPKAIASLDTERIAVRGPGGAYSYLTDGAWADRLPKLLQARLIQSFENANRLRSVGRPGDRLASDWQLLAEIRSFEVVASGATEVVVELSVKIVNDRSGRILAGRVFSARAPAGGTDAVNVSTAFNGAVQSVMREIVLWSTGQV, from the coding sequence ATGGCCGACAAGAGATCGAAGCGGGCAGGGCGCCGCGGCAGCGTTGCGCTGGCGGCGCTGATGACGCTGGCGCTCGCCGGATGCTCGTCCTCCAACGTGCCGCGCGGTTTCGACATCATCGCGCCGACGACCTTTCCCGCCCGCGCCGGCGCCGTCCGCGGCCAGCTTCTGGTCGTCGAGCCCAAGGCCATCGCCAGTCTCGACACCGAGCGCATCGCGGTGCGCGGCCCCGGCGGGGCCTATTCCTACCTGACCGACGGCGCCTGGGCCGACCGCCTGCCCAAGCTGCTGCAGGCCCGCCTCATCCAGTCCTTCGAGAATGCCAACCGGCTGCGCTCCGTCGGCCGTCCCGGCGACCGCCTGGCGTCAGACTGGCAGCTCCTGGCCGAGATCCGCTCCTTCGAGGTCGTGGCCTCCGGCGCCACGGAGGTGGTCGTCGAACTGTCGGTGAAGATCGTCAACGACCGCTCCGGCCGCATCCTGGCCGGCCGGGTCTTCTCCGCCCGTGCCCCGGCCGGCGGCACCGACGCGGTGAACGTCTCCACCGCCTTCAACGGCGCCGTGCAGAGCGTCATGCGCGAGATCGTGCTCTGGTCGACCGGCCAGGTCTGA
- a CDS encoding Hpt domain-containing protein: protein MARIMSDEHLGSSLPVDLTHLSRQTFGDHDLEREVLVLFERQSRTMLERLRNATNAKTWAEAAHTLKGSALGIGAFGVAQAAEAVECDQVDHLSSRAWDDLARLESAVAEANGFIATLLRAA, encoded by the coding sequence ATGGCGCGTATCATGTCGGACGAACATCTGGGCAGCAGCCTGCCCGTCGACCTCACCCATCTGTCGCGGCAGACCTTCGGCGACCACGACCTGGAGCGCGAGGTACTGGTGCTCTTCGAGCGTCAGTCGCGCACCATGCTGGAGCGCCTGCGCAACGCCACCAACGCCAAGACCTGGGCCGAGGCCGCCCACACGCTCAAAGGCTCGGCCCTCGGCATCGGCGCCTTCGGCGTCGCCCAGGCGGCCGAGGCGGTCGAATGCGATCAGGTCGACCATCTCTCCTCGCGCGCGTGGGACGACCTCGCCCGTCTCGAGAGCGCGGTGGCCGAGGCCAACGGCTTCATCGCCACGCTGCTGCGCGCGGCCTGA
- a CDS encoding 2Fe-2S iron-sulfur cluster-binding protein, translated as MPQIIFIDHAGEKRPVDAAAGSTVMEAAIKNGVPGIVAECGGACACATCHVYVDDAWKEATGEPSHMEEDMLDFAFDVKPTSRLSCQIKITDAMAGLIIHTPERQG; from the coding sequence ATGCCTCAGATCATCTTCATCGACCACGCCGGGGAGAAGCGGCCGGTGGACGCCGCTGCCGGCTCCACCGTCATGGAAGCCGCCATCAAGAACGGCGTTCCCGGCATCGTCGCCGAATGCGGCGGCGCCTGCGCCTGCGCCACCTGCCACGTCTATGTCGACGACGCCTGGAAGGAAGCCACGGGCGAGCCCTCCCACATGGAGGAGGACATGCTCGACTTCGCCTTCGACGTGAAGCCGACCTCGCGCCTGTCGTGTCAGATCAAGATCACCGACGCCATGGCCGGCCTGATCATCCACACCCCCGAGCGGCAGGGCTGA